One genomic segment of Ricinus communis isolate WT05 ecotype wild-type chromosome 5, ASM1957865v1, whole genome shotgun sequence includes these proteins:
- the LOC8275367 gene encoding sugar carrier protein C (The RefSeq protein has 1 substitution compared to this genomic sequence), giving the protein MPAVGGIPPSGGNRKVYPGNLTLYVTVTCVVAAMGGLIFGYDIGISGGVTSMDSFLKKFFPSVYRKKKADESSNQYCQYDSQTLTMFTSSLYLAALIASLVASTITRKFGRKLSMLFGGVLFCAGAIINGAAKAVWMLILGRILLGFGIGFANQSVPLYLSEMAPYKYRGALNIGFQLSITIGILVANVLNYFFAKIKGGWGWRLSLGGAMVPALIITVGSLVLPDTPNSMIERGQHEEARAHLKRVRGVEDVDEEFTDLVHASEDSKKVEHPWRNLLQRKYRPHLSMAIAIPFFQQLTGINVIMFYAPVLFDTIGFGSDAALMSAVITGLVNVFATMVSIYGVDKWGRRFLFLEGGVQMLICQAIVAACIGAKFGVDGAPGDLPQWYAVVVVLFICIYVSGFAWSWGPLGWLVPSEIFPLEIRSAAQSVNVSVNMFFTFVVAQVFLIMLCHLKFGLFIFFSFFVLIMSIFVYYFLPETKGIPIEEMGQVWKQHWYWSRYVVDEDYPNGGLEMGKEGRIPKNV; this is encoded by the exons atgcctGCAGTAGGAGGTATACCGCCCTCTGGTGGCAACAGGAAAGTGTACCCGGGAAACCTTACTCTTTATGTTACTGTAACATGTGTCGTTGCAGCCATGGGTGGCTTGATCTTTGGTTACGATATTGGGATTTCTG GTGGAGTTACGTCCATGGATTCATTCTTGAAGAAGTTCTTTCCTTCAGTTTACCGGAAGAAGAAAGCGGATGAATCGTCAAACCAGTACTGTCAATATGATAGTCAGACACTGACTATGTTCACATCTTCACTGTACTTGGCTGCTTTAATTGCTTCTCTTGTAGCATCTACTATTACGAGAAAATTTGGTAGGAAACTCTCTATGCTTTTTGGCGGTGTACTCTTTTGTGCTGGAGCTATCATCAATGGTGCGGCTAAAGCAGTCTGGATGTTGATTCTTGGTAGAATTTTGCTTGGTTTTGGTATTGGGTTTGCCAATCAG TCTGTGCCGCTCTACCTCTCTGAGATGGCTCCATACAAATACAGAGGAGCACTGAACATTGGTTTCCAGTTATCAATTACAATTGGTATCCTTGTAGCCAATGTATTGAATTACTTCTTTGCCAAGATTAAGGGTGGTTGGGGTTGGAGGCTGAGTCTTGGTGGTGCTATGGTCCCTGCCCTCATCATTACAGTTGGATCATTAGTCCTTCCAGATACACCAAACTCCATGATTGAACGGGGCCAGCACGAAGAAGCCAGAGCACATCTAAAGAGAGTTCGCGGTGTAGAAGATGTTGATGAGGAGTTTACTGACCTTGTTCATGCTAGTGAAGATTCAAAGAAAGTTGAACATCCTTGGAGGAATTTGTTACAGAGGAAATACAGGCCTCATCTCTCAATGGCCATTGCAATTCCGTTCTTTCAGCAACTCACCGGCATTAATGTGATCATGTTCTATGCTCCTGTTTTGTTCGATACTATTGGATTCGGTAGTGATGCTGCACTCATGTCTGCTGTGATCACTGGTCTTGTTAATGTTTTTGCAACAATGGTCTCAATTTATGGTGTTGATAAGTGGGGAAGGAGGTTCCTTTTCCTTGAGGGTGGAGTTCAAATGTTGATTTGCCAG GCAATTGTTGCAGCCTGCATTGGTGCTAAGTTTGGAGTAGATGGAGCTCCCGGTGACTTGCCACAATGGTATGCAGTCGTTGTGGTGCTTTTCATTTGCATTTACGTATCTGGATTCGCCTGGTCTTGGGGTCCCCTGGGATGGCTGGTGCCAAGTGAAATCTTCCCACTGGAAATTCGGTCTGCTGCACAAAGTGTGAATGTTTCTGTCAACATGTTCTTTACATTTGTAGTAGCTCAAGTATTCCTGATAATGCTTTGTCATTTGAAGTTTGGGCTATTCATCTTCTTTGCATTCTTTGTGTTGATAATGTCCATCTTCGTGTACTACTTCTTGCCTGAGACAAAAGGCATCCCAATTGAAGAGATGGGCCAAGTATGGAAGCAACACTGGTACTGGTCAAGATATGTTGTGGATGAAGATTATCCTAATGGAGGGCTTGAAATGGGCAAGGAAGGCCGAATTCCAAAGAATGTGTAA
- the LOC8275369 gene encoding vesicle-associated protein 4-2 — MAIADHHSNNKSPSDYNNNSYGNSNSNNNKVWGFFKLPFRGSNGNTVPSSSYTSSSSSTHQHSNTAQIEGSNLHASSNSVSSVARSLLPTRRRLKLDPATKLYFPYEPGKQVRSAIKIKNTSKSHVAFKFQTTAPKSCFMRPPGAILAPGESIIATVFKFVEHPENNEKPVEQKSKVKFKIMSLKVNGMMDYVPELFEEQKDQIAMEQILRVVFLDPERPSPALEKLKRQLADADAAVEARKKPPEDAGPRIIGEGLVIDEWKERRERYLARQQVEGVDSV; from the exons ATGGCTATAGCAGACCACCACAGCAACAACAAGTCACCGTCTGACTACAACAATAATAGTTATGGTAATAGTAACAGCAATAACAATAAAGTCTGGGGATTCTTTAAGCTTCCTTTTAGAGGAAGTAACGGTAACACGGTGCCGTCTTCTTCTTatacatcatcatcatcgtcaACCCACCAACATAGCAACACCGCACAAATTGAAGGATCCAATCTTCATGCTTCTTCGAATTCGGTTTCTTCTGTTGCTAGATCGCTTTTGCCAACACGTCGTCGTCTTAAGCTTGATCCTGCTACTAAGCTCTACTTTCCTT ATGAACCCGGCAAGCAGGTCAGGAGTgccatcaaaataaaaaatactagcAAGTCCCACGTAGCTTTTAAG TTTCAAACAACTGCACCAAAAAGCTGTTTCATGCGTCCTCCAGGGGCTATTCTTGCCCCTGGAGAAAGTATCATAGCCACTG TATTCAAGTTTGTTGAGCACCCAGAAAACAATGAGAAACCAGTTGAGCAGAAGAGCAaggttaaatttaaaatcatgaGTCTAAAGGTCAATGGAATGATGGATTATGTACCTGAGCTG TTTGAGGAGCAAAAGGATCAAATAGCAATGGAGCAAATACTGCGAGTTGTTTTTCTAGATCCAGAGCGTCCTAGTCCT GCTCTGGAGAAACTGAAGCGCCAATTGGCTGATGCGGATGCCGCGGTTGAGGCACGTAAAAAGCCTCCAGAAGATGCAGGTCCAAGAATTATTGGGGAAGGACTTGTGATAGATGAATGG AAGGAGCGAAGGGAAAGATATCTTGCTCGACAGCAGGTTGAGGGAGTAGACTCTGTATAG
- the LOC8275370 gene encoding uncharacterized protein LOC8275370, which translates to MISTQSVAPLHISVNVLAKNLRKKKGKSMISLEICKTCQSTFILNPSKLPKEMVKQQMPTPRKVFHRRKLSLRGCSAQEPEKKKTERRSFLSLEEAGLVEISGLSTHERFLCRLTISSLNLLRVISEEEGCAIEELNAGKICDWFVKDKLKREENIDSAVLQWDDSELQF; encoded by the exons ATGATAAGCACACAATCTGTAGCTCCATTACACATTTCTGTTAACGTCTTAGCCAAGAACTTgcgaaaaaagaaaggaaaaagtatGATTTCGCTCGAAATTTGTAAGACCTGTCAATCAACATTTATCCTGAACCCCTCAAAGCTCCCGAAAGAAATGGTAAAACAACAAATGCCCACTCCAAGGAAGGTATTCCACAGAAGAAAACTTTCACTGAGAGGATGCAGTGCACAAGAAccagagaaaaagaagacagAAAGGCGAAGTTTCTTGAGTCTTGAAGAAGCTGGTTTGGTTGAGATATCTGGTTTAAGCACTCATGAGCGCTTCCTATGCCGGTTAACG ATATCATCGCTGAACCTCTTGAGAGTAATCTCTGAGGAAGAAGGATGTGCAATTGAGGAGCTGAATGCTGGAAAGATATGTGATTGGTTCGTCAAGGATAAGCTGAAGAGAGAAGAGAATATAGATTCTGCAGTCCTTCAATGGGACGATTCTGAGTTACAGTTTTGA